In Drosophila yakuba strain Tai18E2 chromosome 2R, Prin_Dyak_Tai18E2_2.1, whole genome shotgun sequence, a single genomic region encodes these proteins:
- the LOC6531372 gene encoding imaginal disk growth factor 6 has translation MIIKTLAIVSLCLASIQASKVGAPQLPKKHLVCYYDSTSFVKEGLGKLVIDELEPALQFCDYLIYGYAGIERDSHKAVSLNQQLDLDLGKGLYRTVTRLKRKYPNVKILLSVGGDKDIELDKDAKELPNKYLELLESPTGRNRFVNTVYSLVKTYGFDGLDVAWQFPKNKPKKVHSGIGSLWKGFKKVFSGDSIVDEKSEEHKEQFTALLRDVKNAFRPDNLLLSTTVLPNVNSSLFYDIPAVVNYLDFVNLAAFDFFTPQRNPEVADYAAPIYELSERNPEFNVAAQVKYWLRNNCPASKINVGVATYGRPWKLTDDSGDTGVPPVKDVKDEAPVGGNSQVAGIYSWPEVCALLPNQNNAYSKGASAPLTKVQDPAKRFGSYAYRAADKKGDNGIWVSFEDPDTAADKAGYVRTENLGGVALFDLSYDDFRGLCTNEKYPILRAVKYRLTN, from the exons ATGATCATCAAAACCCTAGCGATCGTTTCGCTGTGCCTGGCCAGCATTCAGGCCTCCAAGGTGGGAGCTCCGCAGTTGCCCAAGAAGCACCTGGTCTGCTACTACGATTCCACCAGTTTCGTCAAGGAAG GTCTGGGCAAGCTGGTGATCGATGAACTGGAGCCGGCTCTGCAGTTCTGCGACTATCTGATCTATGGCTACGCCGGAATCGAGCGCGATTCGCACAAGGCGGTGAGTCTGAACCAGCagttggatttggatttgggcAAGGGACTGTACCGCACAGTGACCCGCTTGAAGCGCAAGTATCCCAATGTCAAGATCCTGCTGAGTGTGGGTGGTGACAAGGACATTGAGCTGGACAAGGATGCCAAGGAGCTGCCCAACAAGTACCTCGAACTGCTGGAGAGTCCCACTGGTCGCAATCGTTTCGTGAACACCGTCTACTCGCTGGTGAAGACCTACGGATTCGATGGCTTGGATGTCGCCTGGCAGTTCCCCAAGAACAAGCCGAAGAAGGTGCACAGTGGCATCGGCAGCCTGTGGAAGGGCTTCAAGAAGGTCTTCTCCGGCGACTCGATCGTCGATGAGAAGTCCGAGGAGCACAAGGAACAGTTCACTGCTCTGCTCCGCGATGTTAAGAACGCCTTCCGTCCGGATAACCTGCTGCTCTCCACCACCGTTCTGCCCAATGTGAACTCATCCC TGTTCTACGACATTCCCGCTGTGGTCAACTATCTGGACTTTGTGAATCTGGCGGCCTTCGATTTCTTCACGCCCCAGCGTAATCCCGAAGTGGCCGACTATGCCGCACCCATTTACGAACTGAGCGAACGCAATCCCGAGTTCAATGTGGCTGCTCAGGTGAAGTACTGGCTGCGCAACAACTGTCCCGCCAGCAAGAtcaatgtgggcgtggccacctACGGTCGTCCATGGAAGCTGACCGATGACTCTGGCGATACTGGTGTGCCCCCCGTAAAGGACGTCAAGGACGAGGCTCCCGTCGGTGGCAACAGTCAGGTGGCTGGCATTTACAGCTGGCCGGAGGTCTGTGCCCTGCTGCCCAACCAGAACAACGCCTATTCCAAGGGCGCGAGTGCTCCGCTGACCAAGGTTCAGGATCCCGCCAAGCGTTTCGGATCGTATGCCTATAGGGCAGCCGACAAGAAGGGCGACAATGGCATCTGGGTGAGCTTCGAGGATCCCGACACCGCCGCCGATAAGGCCGGCTATGTGCGCACCGAAAATCTGGGTGGAGTCGCACTGTTCGACCTGTCCTATGACGATTTCCGAGGACTCTGCACCAACGAGAAGTACCCCATCCTCAGGGCGGTTAAGTACCGCCTGACCAACTAA